TTAATAATTCCGGCAGGAACTTTTGCTTCAACAATTTGACCCTTTTTTGCTCCCATCAATGCGCTTCCAACCGGAGAAGTAATTGCAATTTTACCACTTTGCAAATCTGCTTCTTCCTCTGAAACCAAAGTGTATTTATAATTTTTTTTGTTATTCATATTTATAACTTCAACAGTTGAAAGAATATGAACTTCATCTTCTTTAAATCTAGATGTATCAATTACTTTTGCTTTTGCAAGCATTTCTTCCATTTTGCTGATCTTAAGTTCCAAATGACCTTGAGCTTCTTTTGCTGCATCATATTCCGCGTTTTCAGATAAATCACCGTAAGATCTTGCTTCGGCAATTCTTTGAGCCATATTTTTTCTTCCATTGGTTTTAAGATCTTTTAATTCTTTTTCCAATTCATGTAATTTTTCTTGACTTAAATAAACAAAGTTTGCCAATTACGTTCTCCTTTTTTATGGCTATATAAAAAAAATTGCCATCGCTTTCGCAATGGCATGCATAAAATTAATAAAATTTAGCTTCGTAAACAAGAAAATGAATTTAGATTATGCAGACTCAAAGACCTCTTTTACTCTGCAAAAAGAATTAAAATCGCAATAATTACAAACTTTTTCTTCTCTATTTTCCAAAGTTGAGAGATGAAAATTTCCGTTTTTAATTTTGTTGTGATATTGAATAATTTTTCCACTTGTTGAATTTAACAATTCATCGGTTAATATTTTTTTTTCGTCTGAATTTATTTTCCCTCTAACTTTTAGATTGATTGGCATTTTACCAAATTTTTCATCTCTAAAATTTAGCGAATAAATTATCATATCATTTGGGTCAAAATCTTTATTTTCGACTTCTTTCAAAATTTGTTTTCCGGCAATTAAATAAACCGGAAGCTGAAGCGATAAACCATCAAACAATTCTTGCACACTTGGTTTCTTACCTTTTAGTTTATAATCAACAATATTGTATTGCAGATTTATTTCGTCAAGATCAATTCTATCAATAGTTCCGCGCAAATTTACTTCACCGATTACTAAATTTTTATTAAAATCATTTTTTCTGTTTGAAATATTTCCGAAACTATTTTCAAA
The nucleotide sequence above comes from Ignavibacteriota bacterium. Encoded proteins:
- the greA gene encoding transcription elongation factor GreA, yielding MANFVYLSQEKLHELEKELKDLKTNGRKNMAQRIAEARSYGDLSENAEYDAAKEAQGHLELKISKMEEMLAKAKVIDTSRFKEDEVHILSTVEVINMNNKKNYKYTLVSEEEADLQSGKIAITSPVGSALMGAKKGQIVEAKVPAGIIKFEILKIE